One window from the genome of Oryctolagus cuniculus chromosome 1, mOryCun1.1, whole genome shotgun sequence encodes:
- the LOC127486535 gene encoding LOW QUALITY PROTEIN: uncharacterized protein (The sequence of the model RefSeq protein was modified relative to this genomic sequence to represent the inferred CDS: inserted 2 bases in 2 codons; deleted 1 base in 1 codon; substituted 5 bases at 5 genomic stop codons), protein MFMSSVFRKIVPVHGLFCLGQRGRQTCPETPGPALEDAPRVLWGKERDQVSLLPGEPSGGWPLPSRFVLSVCCQSVAARLVWFVLFVCLVGVLYVVDSIVLPMGQQLTTPLSLTLGHWKEVTKRAHNQSMEVRKKKWLAFCTSEWPSLEVRWPQDGTFNLTIILQVKEKVFQPGTAWTSGPSAYIVTWESLSRDPPTWVKPFLSSLGAQTPKPGPGSSSTPLVPLPSALLTSSSLLPLNEPPKPMPKTPPVLPDTQENLLLLDPPPPYPPRVPPQLVQEPQDPEPPSPNSTKMGGLEPSSSLPSTCLWLRRERAGGPEGVWSSQAFPLRLMAGQIQYWPFSTSDLYNWKTHNPSFFQDPQALTRLIESILLTHQPTWDDCQQLLQALLTTEEKQRVILEARKNVLGADARLAQLPNKIEDVFPLTRPEWDYNTVAGRERLRLYRQTLLARLKGAGKRPTNLAKVRAIIQGQKETPAGFLEHLMEGYHMYTSFDPLAAXRQLDVIMSLFRQSAPDIRNKLQRLDGLQEYTLQDLLKEADKIFNKRETQEEKEERLCKEQERREDIWDKKRNXELTKILATVVQGAGQGRPRQNKTLGDKRRPRVERDQCAYCKEKGHCPKVSQETKKKTVPVLPLGEDNXGKSGPGTPPQPRVTLDVGGHPVTFLVDTGAQHSVLTEARGPLSSKTSWVQEATGGKLYRWTTEXKVHLNTGQVTHSFLLVPDCPXPLLGWDLLSKVGAQIHFHDKGISATSPEGQPLQILTIRLEDEHRLLKKTPANTTSLDPKWLTDFPQAWAEMAGVGLAVNQLPLIIDLKPSATPVSIRQYPMSKEAKEGIRPHIERLLRLGILKPCHSPWNTPLLPIKKPGMGGYRPVQDLREVNRRTGDLHPTVPNPYNLLSTLPPSHQWYMVLDLKDAFFCLRLSPQSQPLFAFEWKDLEAGLSGQLTWTRLPQGFKNSPTLFDEALHQALAAFRVNNISIVLLQCVDDLLLVAETKQDCLKGTGSLLKKLGELGYRASAKKAEVCKRQVTYLGYLLEGGQWWLTEGRKQTGALIPLPKSARQMQEFLGSAGFCRLWIPGFAELAAPLYPLTKPNAPFIWEKEHQMAFDQIKRALLSALALSLPDVTKPFTLYIDERRGIAKGVLVHKLGPXKKLVAYFSKKLDNVAAGWPPCLRMVAAVAVLVKDADKLTLGQSLTVVAPHAIDTIIRQPPDRWLSNTRMTHYQAMLLNPEQIQFGPATPLNPAILLPDMEPGAWVPHDYHQILVEAHGTQEDLTDRPLPDAEHTWYTDQSSFLQNSERRVGAAMVDGHSIIWASALPAGTSAQKAKLVAITQALKQASRKKVNIYTDSLYAFATAHIHGEIYRRRGLLTSAGKDIKNKTEIXDLLQALFLPKKLSIIHCPGHQRGSDPITRGNKMADEVARTAAVGPQTLHLSTAVAQHTPDCGVLPFPYLDQDLDEIQRLGADYDEQKGVWTLQDKVVLPHKMAHELITRLHRWTHLGHKKLKMLLRQKDQPYFIPRLNFLVQQVTESCVPCAKVNAGRLKLPEGTRFQGDRPGVNWEVDFTEVKPGKYGNKYLLVFVDTFSGWVEAFHTKQETAQVVVKKIIEDIFPQFGLPQVIGSDNGPAFVSQVGQLVAKTLGINWKLHCAYWPQSSGQVERTNRTIKETLTKLAMETGTRDWVQLLPMVLFRVRNTPSHHGLTPYEILYGGPPPAANLLDPMLDPFINMPNLQA, encoded by the exons ATGTTTATGTCTTCAGTGTTTCGAAAAATTGTACCTGTACATGGCTTGTTTTGCTTGGGCCAGCGGGGGAGGCAGACATGCCCTGAGACCCCTGGTCCTGCTCTGGAGGACGCTCCAAGAGTTTTgtgggggaaagaaagagatcagGTCTCTCTCCTCCCCGGGGAACCCAGCGGTGGTTGGCCGCTCCCCTCTCGATTTGTACTTTCGGTTTGTTGCCAGTCAGTTGCCGCCCGGCTTGTGTGGTTTGTTCTGTTCGTCTGTCTAGTCGGTGTCCTGTACGTTGTCGATTCAATTGTTTTACCCATGGGTCAACAACTAACTACTCCTTTAAGTCTGACTTTAGGACATTGGAAAGAGGTCACGAAACGGGCACATAACCAGTCAATGGAAGTGCGCAAGAAAAAGTGGCTGGCTTTCTGCACCTCTGAGTGGCCCTCCCTTGAGGTCAGATGGCCTCAGGACGGCACTTTTAACCTTACTATTATTTTACAGGTCAAAGAGAAGGTTTTCCAACCCGGGACCGCATGGACATCCGGACCAAGTGCCTATATTGTCACCTGGGAGAGTCTCTCCCGAGATCCCCCAACATGGGTTAagcctttcctttcctctttaggGGCACAGACCCCGAAACCTGGCCCCGGGTCTTCTTCAACCCCACTCGTGCCCTTACCTTCGGCGCTGCTCActtcttcttcccttcttcccctgAATGAACCACCTAAGCCTATGCCAAAAACTCCACCAGTTCTCCCAGACACTCAGGAAAATCTTCTACTTCTAGACCCTCCTCCTCCGTACCCTCCTCGGGTCCCACCACAGTTGGTTCAGGAACCCCAGGACCCTGAGCCACCCTCCCCCAACTCCACCAAAATGGGAGGGTTAGAGCCCTCCTCCTCCCTACCCTCTACTTGCCTGTGGTTGCGGAGGGAACGTGCCGGTGGCCCGGAGGGTGTCTGGTCCTCTCAAGCATTTCCTTTAAGGTTGATGGCCGGCCAGATTCAGTATTGGCCATTCTCCACCTCCGACCTATACAACTGGAAGACCCACAATCCCTCCTTTTTCCAAGACCCCCAAGCTTTGACCAGATTAATTGAATCCATTCTACTCACTCACCAACCCACCTGGGATGATTGTCAGCAACTTTTACAGGCCCTCCTCACCACGGAGGAAAAACAGCGAGTCATATTAGAGGCTCGTAAAAATGTGCTGGGAGCAGATGCCAGGCTGGCCCAACTGCCTAACAAGATCGAGGACGTCTTCCCTCTGACTCGCCCGGAGTGGGACTACAACACGGTGGCCGGTAGGGAGCGACTGCGTCTCTATCGCCAGACTCTGTTAGCGCGTCTCAAAGGGGCAGGGAAGCGCCCCACCAATTTGGCCAAGGTACGTGCGATTATCCAGGGTCAGAAAGAGACACCGGCAGGGTTCTTAGAACATTTAATGGAAGGTTATCACATGTATACCTCTTTTGACCCTTTGGCTGCCTAACGCCAGTTGGATGTAATTATGTCGTTATTCAGACAATCGGCTCCCGATATCCGAAACAAATTACAACGACTGGATGGGCTGCAAGAGTATACATTACAGGACCTACTAAAGGAGGCagataaaattttcaataaaagggaaacacaggaggaaaaggaagaaagattatGCAAAGAGCAAGAGCGGAGGGAGGACATCTGGGACAAAAAGCGGAATTGAGAATTAACCAAAATTTTGGCCACAGTagtgcagggtgcagggcaaGGTAGGCCAAGACAGAATaagaccctgggagacaagagAAGGCCCCGAGTAGAACGAGACCAATGTGCCTACTGCAAAGAAAAGGGACACTGCCCTAAGGTGTCTCAGGAAACTAAGAAAAAGACAGTTCCAGTCCTGCCCTTGGGGGAAGACA TAGGAAAGTCAGGGCCAGGAACCCCCCCTCAGCCCAGGGTAACTCTTGACGTAGGGGGGCACCCGGTGACCTTCCTGGTAGATACGGGAGCACAACATTCGGTGCTGACCGAGGCCAGGGGACCTCTGAGTTCTAAAACTTCTTGGGTCCAGGAAGCTACTGGGGGAAAATTGTACAGGTGGACAACTGAATGAAAGGTCCATTTGAACACCGGACAGGTGACTCACTCGTTCCTACTGGTGCCAGATTGCC TACCCCTATTGGGCTGGGATTTGCTTTCAAAAGTGGGGGCCCAAATTCACTTTCATGATAAGGGGATTTCAGCCACCAGCCCGGAAGGGCAGCCCCTTCAAATACTGACAATACGCCTAGAGGATGAACATCGATTGCTCAAAAAAACCCCAGCTAATACAACCTCTCTAGACCCCAAGTGGTTAACGGACTTTCCCCAAGCTTGGGCAGAAATGGCTGGAGTAGGACTGGCTGTCAACCAACTGCCCCTAATAATTGACTTAAAACCCTCGGCCACCCCAGTGTCAATCCGGCAGTATCCTATGAGCAAGGAGGCCAAGGAGGGCATCAGGCCCCATATAGAGAGACTGTTGCGGTTGGGCATCTTAAAACCGTGCCACTCGCCTTGGAATACCCCCCTCCTCCCAATA AAAAAGCCAGGCATGGGGGGCTACAGGCCAGTGCAGGACCTACGGGAAGTTAACCGAAGGACGGGAGACCTGCACCCTACTGTGCCCAATCCTTACAACCTGCTAAGTACCCTACCACCAAGTCATCAATGGTATATGGTACTAGACCTTAAAGATGCGTTCTTTTGTTTAAGACTGAGTCCTCAAAGTCAACCCCTGTTCGCCTTCGAGTGGAAAGACCTGGAGGCCGGACTTTCTGGACAACTCACTTGGACGAGATTGCCACAAGGGTTTAAAAATTCGCCTACCCTGTTTGATGAGGCCCTGCACCAGGCTCTAGCAGCCTTCCGAGTCAACAACATCAGCATAGTCCTCCTTCAATGTGTGGACGACCTGCTTTTGGTGGCAGAAACCAAACAGGACTGTCTAAAAGGTACGGGGTCCCTGCTAAAAAAATTGGGGGAATTGGGATACAGAGCCTCCGCGAAAAAGGCGGAAGTGTGCAAAAGACAGGTGACCTATCTGGGATACCTGCTAGAAGGTGGTCAGTGGTGGCTTACAGAGGGCCGGAAACAGACAGGTGCCCTAATTCCACTACCCAAGAGTGCCCGACAAATGCAAGAATTTCTTGGCAGCGCAGGCTTCTGCCGACTATGGATACCAGGATTTGCGGAATTAGCAGCACCTCTGTACCCCCTCACTAAACCCAATGCCCCCTTTATATGGGAAAAAGAACATCAAATGGCGTTTGATCAAATCAAAAGGGCTCTATTGTCAGCCCTTGCCCTAAGCCTCCCCGATGTGACTAAGCCCTTCACATTGTACATTGATGAACGAAGGGGAATAGCAAAGGGCGTCCTGGTTCATAAACTGGGACCTTGAAAAAAGCTGGTGGCTTACTTCTCAAAAAAATTGGATAATGTGGCCGCTGGTTGGCCCCCATGTCTGCGCATGGTGGCCGCAGTGGCAGTCCTTGTCAAAGATGCAGATAAATTGACTCTAGGACAATCCCTCACCGTGGTGGCCCCCCATGCCATTGACACCATCATCCGGCAGCCACCAGATAGGTGGCTCTCCAATACCCGAATGACTCACTACCAAGCCATGTTGCTCAACCCGGAGCAGATTCAGTTCGGACCTGCCACCCCCCTGAACCCGGCTATCCTGCTCCCGGACATGGAGCCCGGCGCCTGGGTACCTCATGACTATCATCAAATCCTGGTTGAGGCCCATGGCACCCAGGAGGATCTGACAGATCGGCCGTTACCAGACGCGGAACACACCTGGTACACCGACCAGAGCAGTTTTCTACAAAACAGTGAGCGGAGGGTGGGGGCGGCCATGGTGGATGGACACTCCATAATATGGGCAAGCGCCTTGCCTGCGGGAACCTCGGCTCAGAAAGCCAAGCTTGTGGCCATCACACAGGCCCTTAAACAAGCTAGCAGGAAAAAAGTTAACATCTATACTGATAGCCTCTATGCGTTCGCTACCGCCCATATACATGGAGAAATTTACCGAAGAAGGGGCCTCTTAACCTCAGCAGGAAAAGATATAAAAAACAAGACTGAAATTTGAGACCTCTTACAGGCGCTTTTCCTACCTAAAAAGTTGAGCATAATTCACTGTCCTGGACACCAGCGGGGAAGTGACCCTATAACAAGAGGAAATAAAATGGCGGATGAGGTTGCTAGAACAGCTGCGGTAGGCCCGCAGACTCTACACCTGAGTACTGCAGTGGCCCAGCATACGCCAGACTGTGGGGTCCTCCCCTTCCCCTATTTAGATCAAGATTTGGATGAAATCCAGCGGCTTGGGGCAGATTACGATGAACAAAAGGGAGTTTGGACACTCCAGGACAAAGTTGTCCTGCCCCACAAAATGGCCCATGAACTAATAACTCGACTCCATAGGTGGACTCATTTGGgacataaaaaactaaaaatgctgCTGCGACAAAAAGATCAACCTTACTTTATCCCAAGGCTTAACTTTCTAGTTCAACAGGTCACCGAGTCCTGCGTTCCCTGCGCTAAGGTCAATGCGGGGCGCCTCAAGCTGCCGGAAGGAACAAGGTTCCAGGGGGATCGACCCGGAGTCAATTGGGAGGTAGACTTCACCGAGGTTAAGCCAGGAAAATATGGTAACAAGTATCTCCTAGTTTTTGTAGACACCTTCTCTGGGTGGGTGGAAGCCTTTCACACCAAACAAGAAACCGCTCAAGTGGTCGTCAAAAAAATCATCGAGGACATCTTCCCGCAATTTGGTCTCCCTCAGGTAATTGGGTCTGATAACGGGCCTGCCTTCGTCTCCCAGGTAGGTCAGCTGGTGGCCAAAACGCTGGGGATAAACTGGAAATTACATTGTGCTTATTGGCCCCAAAGTTCAGGACAGGTAGAACGGACAAATAGAACAATTAAAGAGACCTTAACTAAATTAGCTATGGAGACTGGCACTAGAGACTGGGTCCAACTCCTCCCTATGGTCTTGTTCCGGGTCCGGAACACGCCCTCACACCATGGGTTAACCCCATATGAAATATTGTATGGGGGACCCCCTCCTGCCGCAAACCTGCTTGACCCTATGCTTGACCCCTTTATTAACATGCCTAATTTGCAGGCATGA